The Pseudomonas sp. MPC6 nucleotide sequence AACCCGGCTTCCGTCAGCAGGCGCGCCATCAGCAGGCTGGCGGACGGATCGCGCTCGGACGGCTTGAGGATGAAGCAATTACCGGTGACCAGCGCGAGCGGGATCATCCACAGCGGCACCATCACCGGAAAATTGAACGGGGTGACGCCGGCGCAGACTCCCAGGGGCTGACGCAGGTTCCAGTTGTCGATGCCGCCGCCGATGTTGTCGCTGAACTCGGTCTTCAGCAGGTTCGGCGCACCGCAGGCGTATTCGACGATCTCGATGCCGCGGGTGACTTCGCCCTTGGCGTCGGAAAACACCTTGCCGTGTTCGCGGCTGATGATTTGTGCCAGTTCGTCATGATGGCGGTCGAGCAGTTCCTTGAACTTGAACATCACCCGCGAACGGCGCAGGGACGATTGCTCGGACCAGGCGGGGAAGGCTTTGAGTGCCGATGCGACAGCCTCGTCCACGGTGTTCTGGCTGGCCAGCCCGACTCGCGCCTGCACCGCGCCGGTGGCCGGATTGAACACCTTGCTGAATCGCTCACTGGCGCTGTCTTGCACCTGACCGTGGATGTAATGGCCGATTATCGGGGTGTCGCTCATCGTTATTGTTCTCCGTGCAGAAGTAGGCATTCAGGCTTTTCGAGTCAGAGATCGAGCAGCCAGCTGTGCTGCGGATCGTTATGGAACTGCCAGACGCGTTTGGGCCCGGCCATCACATTCAGGTAATACGACTCGTAGCCGTAGGGCACGCTGACCGGGTGGTAGCCCTTGGGCACGACCACCAGGTCGCTGTTCTCCACGGCCATGGCCTGATCGATGCTGCGGTCGTCGGTGTACACCCGCTGGAACACGAAGCCCTGGGGCGGGTTGATCTGGTGGTAATAGGTTTCTTCGAGAAAGCTCTGGTGCGGCAGGTCGTCGGTGTCGTGCTTGTGCGGCGGGTAGCTCGACGAATGCCCCGACGGCGTGCGCACTTCCACCACCAGCAGCGAATGGGCGGGTTCGGTGTCCGGCAGGATGTCGCAGACGTAGCGGGTGTTGGCGCCCTTGCCGCGCACACTGCGCTTCATGCTGTCGGGTTTGATCAGGCGTGGGCCGAGGCCATTTACGGTTGAGCCAGGCGCGGCACACACGGCGATTTGCACCTCGTTCAGCGCCACGACTTGCGCCTGGCTGCCCGGTGGCAAGTGCGCGGCGAACGGCGATTTGTCTTCGAACACCGACTGGCGATCGCCGATGTTGTCCCAGTCGAACGTGCCCTGCCCCGGCGCTTCGCCCTGGATGCTGACCCGACCGCTGAGCAGTACCAGGCACAGCTCCTTATCACCCGCCGAGACCGGCAGGGTTTCGCCCGGACTCAAGCGGTAAGCGGCGAAGCCGACGTATTCCAGCTCACCTTGACCCAACTCGACCATGGTCCGGCCATGGGCGTTGCCTTTGACCAGCAGGCTCATGCCGCAGTCCTCCCGGCGAGCAGTGCACGCAAGGTGTCGTAGCCTTTCTTGGCGTAGGCATAACTTGGCGCGACTGCCGGATCCTGCTCCGCTTCCACCACCAGCCAGCCCTGGTAATCGGCGGCCAGCAGCACGTCGAGCAAGGCGCCGAAGTCGATATCACCATCGCCGGGCACGGTGAAAGTGCCGTTGATGATGCAGTCGGGGAAGCTCCACAGGTCGTTGCGCGCCAGTTGCACCACCGGCTTGCGCACGTCCTTGAAGTGCACGTGGCAGATGCGTTCGATGTGTTTGCGCAGCACGTGCAAGGGTTCGCCGCCCCCCATGTAGCAATGGCCCGAGTCGAACAGCAGGCCGACTTCGCTGCCGGTCAGCGCCATCAGTTTGTCGATGTCCGCCGGCGATTCGACGTAGGCGCCCATGTGGTGGTGATAGGCCAGGCGCACACCCTGGGACAGGGTGAAACGGGCCAGTTCGGTGAGTTTGTCGGCGTATTCCTGCCACGCCTGCTCGGTGTGGAACTGCGGACGTTCCACCAGTGGGATGCGCTGGCCTTGAATGGAGTCGGCGACTTCACCGTAAACCAGCACTGTGGCGCCGTTCTGCGCCAGCAGCTCGACATGGCTGGCGATGGCGTCGATTTCCTCGGCCACCGACCGCCGGGCCAGGCGACTGGAATACCAGCCGGACACCAGCGCCAGGTCATACGGGCGCAGCACATCGCCAACGCCTTTGGCGTCCTTGGGGAACTTGCCGTTGAGTTCGAAACCTTCGTAGCCGATGTCCTGGCCTTCGCTCAGAGCGGTGCTCAGCGGCGTCTCGCCACCGAGGGCCGGCAGGTCGTCGTTGCTCCAGGAGATCGGGTTGATACCAATTCGGATAGCGGGCATGGCTGCACCTTTTATTGTTTTACATAACCAGTAAGAGCGACACGGACCCTTGTAGGAGCGGGCTTGCCCGCGAAGACGGCGGCACATTCAACATTGATGTCGCCTGACACACCGCTTTCGCGGGCAAGCCCGCTCCTACAGGGTCTTGCGGCGTTGCGTCAGGCGCGGGCGCTGCGCCAGGCATCGATCAACTCGACAAACGTGCCCTGCACCTGGCGAATCAGCGTTTCATCATCGATTTCCCCGGCCAGCCACGCGCGGCTCGGTTCCTGAAAGATCGTCCGGCCCACGGCAAAACCGCGACAGGTCTGGCTCTGACTGGCCTGTTGAAAGCCTTCGGCCAACGCCGCTGCCGGCGCATTCAAGCCCAGCAGCACCACGCCACGGCAGTACGGATCGCGTTCTTGAATCAGTTCGTCGAGTTGTTTCCATTCCTCGGCGCTCTGCGCTTCGATCTTCCACCACGCCGGGTAGATGCCCAGGTTGTAGAGGCGTTTCAGCGCGCGATACAGCACGTCCGGGTGTGGCGACGGATGATCCTTGGGCGGAACGATTTCCAGCAGCAATTCGTGACCGCTGACCTGGGACGCCTGATACAACCCCTGCAGCTGCGCTTCCTGTTCCAGGCGCAACATCGGCTCATCGTCCGGATGGAATTGCACCAGGCACTTGACGATCTGCTCCTGCGGCCAGGCAATCAGGTTGCTGCCGATGGAGCGCCCGTGTTCGAACGCCAACGGCCGCGACCCTTGCACCTCCACCGGCCGCGCCACCCACCAACCGCGACCGGTGGCGGCGTTCAGCGAATCCTGGCCGAAGCGTTGATCGGCCAGCAGCCCGACATCGGCGTCGATGCCTTGCCCGCGCAGATCGGCTTCGACCCGCGCCACGGCCTGGACGAACAGTTGCTTCAGGTCGCTGATGGCGTTGAGGTCGCGGCCGCCCTTGTGGGCCAGTTCCACCAGTTGCCAGCGATGGTCGAAGGCAAAGATGAACAATTGCTTCCACTGTTTGCGCGGCACACTGACCTGATGCAGGCGTTGCAGGGTGACGTCCTGATCCGGCCGGGTAATCGGCACCGGGCTGTTGAACAGGTAATCGAGTTCGGCCCGGGTCGGCATCGCCGGGGCGCAGGCATGGCGCGACACCACCAGGCCGCCGCAGGCATTGGCCAACTGGCAGCAACGCTCATCGCTGGCGTCCTCCAGCCAACCGCTGAGGAAGCCCGAGATGAAGGCATCGCCGGCGCCCAATACGTTGAGCACTTCCACGCGCACCCCGGGATAAATCGCACCGTCTTCCAGGCGTGCCGGAATTTCGCCATGAATCACCGTGCAGCCCTGCGGGCCCAGCTTGACCACCAGGGTCGCCGCGCTCAGCCGCCGGACGTTGCGCAGCGCGCCGAGCAGATCCTCGGCGCCGCCGGCAATCAGGAATTCTTCTTCAGTGCCGACGATCAGGTCGAAACGCGGGAGGATTTTCTGCACATGCTGGCTGACGTTCTGGTCGGCGACGAAACGGGTCTCACCGTCCGCCTTGCCGGCCAGGCCCCAGAGTACCGGGCGATAGTCGATGTCCAGCACGCGTTGGACCTGGTGTTTTTCGGCGTAGTCCAGGGCCTGGATGCTCGCCTTGTACACGCCGTCGGTGGAGAAATGGGTGCCGGTGATCAGCAGGGCCTTGCTCGAGGCGATGAAGGCTTCGCGGATGTCTTCGGCCCGCAGCGCCATGTCGGCGCAGTTCTCGCGATAGAACACCAAAGGAAAGGTCTCGCGGTCCTTGAGGCCCAGCAGCACCATGGCGGTCAGGCGTTCCGGATCGACCTTGATGCCGCTGACATCACAGCCTTCACGGGTGAGCGATTCCATGAGGAAGCGCCCCATGTGGTCGTCCCCCACCCGGCTCAGCATCGCCGACCGCAGCCCCAACCGGGCGGTGCCGAACGCGATGTTGGCGGACGAGCCGCCGAGGTACTTGGCGAAGCTTGAAACATCTTCCAGTCGCGCCCCGACTTGCTGCGCATAAAGGTCGACGCCAAGGCGCCCCAGGCAAATCAGATCCAATTGACGCCCACTGGCAAAACGAGTCTGGCCCATGCTGGCTCCTGTTATTTTTATCAGCCTGCGTCCGGGGCGATGACCGCGCCGAACACTCTTGGTGGATGCAGACTAAAACGTCCAAGGCCAAATAATCAATAATTATTCCAAATATTTTTTACGTGGAATATTTTTTCCAATAAACTCTGGTACAAGCGCTCCAGGCACAGTGCATCGTTTCAGCAAGCCCCCGACGACGGCAAGCTCAAGATTTTACTCGGCCCTACCCTGTAGACTGCGCATAGCCAACCTATTGTCAGGGGATGACCTGATAAGTCATCTCTATAAGAACAAGCCAGAAGGATTTCCCATGTCCCGCACCGATCAGCCGGCCACGACCGAGAGCACGCCCGTGAGCGATCCTGGCCCCCCGATCAATGCCGAGCGCCTGCTGGCGCTGATCACCGAGGAATACGAGAGCCTGCCGCGCCAGCTCAAGCGCATCGCCAGCTACATGAACCAGCAGAGCGACCGGATCATGGTCGACCGCATCAGCGACATCGCCCGGGAATGCGAAGTGCATCCATCGGCGATCGTGCGGTTTTCCCAGCGCTTCGGTTTCAGTGGGTTCAGCGAGATGCAGGCGCTGTTTCGCGAGGCCTATACCCACAAGACCACGCCGGTGCAGAACTACCAGCAGCGCATCCGCAGCATGATCGCCAACAAGTCGCAGAAGGCCAGCGGCGGCGACCTCGCGCGCGAGTGCATCAACGCGACGCTGTCGGGTATCGAACGCCTCGGGCTGGAACTCGATGACCAGGCCTTCGACAAGGCCGTGGACCTGGTGGTGAACGCCGACAACATCTACGTGGTCGGGGTGCGCCGCTCCTTCGCGGTGGCCGATTACCTGGTGTACAACCTGCAGCACACCAACAAGCGCATCCATCTGGTTTCCGGGCTTGGCGGCAGCTACCGCGAGCAGATGCGCAGCGTGCGCGCCAATGACCTGGTGATCGCGATCAGCTTCACGCCCTACGGCAAGGAAACCCAGCACTGCCTGCGCATCGCCCAGCACCATCAGGCGAAAACCCTGATCATCACCGACAGTAACCTCTCGCCCCTGGCCAAGCGCGCGAACACCGTGCTGCTGGTCAATGAGGGCAGCTCGTTTGCCTTCCGTTCGCTGAGTGCGACGTTGTGCCTGTGCCAGGCGTTGTTCATTGCCGTGGCGTACCGACTGGAGTTGAAGGTCGATGAGATTCACGAGCAGGTGGGTTTCGAGGATTAGCCCAGCGCCGGTTGCAGTGCGCTGAACCTCAGCTAAGGTTGTCCATCCCGAAATGGCCATCGAAGGAGAGGTTCAATGAAACTGATCGGCATGCTGGATTCGCCCTACGTGCGACGCGTCGCCATTTCTGCCAAATACCTGGGTATTGCGCTGGAACACCGGTCGGTTTCGGTGTTTCGGCACTTCGAGCAATTCCAGCAGATCAACCCGGTGGTCAAGGCGCCGACCCTGGTGCTGGATGACGGTGAAGTGTTGATGGATTCGACGCTGATCATCGATTACCTGGAAGCGCTGGCCGGTCCTGGAAAGAGTTTGATGCAGGGCGATCTCGATCAACGACTGCGGGCGTTGCGCCTGATTGGGTTGGGCTTGGTCGCCTGCGAGAAATCCGTGCAGCTGTACTACGAACGCAACCTGCGGCCGGTGGAGATTCAATTCGAACCGTGGGTGGAACGGGTCGAAGAGCAATTGGCGGCGGCGTATTCGGCGCTGGAACGGGATCTGCAAAAGCAGCCGCTGAAGACCGACGGCTCGATTGATCAGGGCGGGATTACGTTGGCAGTGGCCTGGAGCTTTACCAACCTGGTGGTGCCGGATCAGGTGAAGGCTGCGCGGTTTCCGCTGATCAATGCATTTACCGAATATGCCGAGGGGCTTGAGGTGTTTGTCAGTACGCCGATCGAGTAGGCAGAAGTGTGGTGCCTGGCCTGGCCCCATCGTGAGTTTGCTCGCGATGACGGATTGTCA carries:
- the iolB gene encoding 5-deoxy-glucuronate isomerase, which encodes MSLLVKGNAHGRTMVELGQGELEYVGFAAYRLSPGETLPVSAGDKELCLVLLSGRVSIQGEAPGQGTFDWDNIGDRQSVFEDKSPFAAHLPPGSQAQVVALNEVQIAVCAAPGSTVNGLGPRLIKPDSMKRSVRGKGANTRYVCDILPDTEPAHSLLVVEVRTPSGHSSSYPPHKHDTDDLPHQSFLEETYYHQINPPQGFVFQRVYTDDRSIDQAMAVENSDLVVVPKGYHPVSVPYGYESYYLNVMAGPKRVWQFHNDPQHSWLLDL
- the iolE gene encoding myo-inosose-2 dehydratase, coding for MPAIRIGINPISWSNDDLPALGGETPLSTALSEGQDIGYEGFELNGKFPKDAKGVGDVLRPYDLALVSGWYSSRLARRSVAEEIDAIASHVELLAQNGATVLVYGEVADSIQGQRIPLVERPQFHTEQAWQEYADKLTELARFTLSQGVRLAYHHHMGAYVESPADIDKLMALTGSEVGLLFDSGHCYMGGGEPLHVLRKHIERICHVHFKDVRKPVVQLARNDLWSFPDCIINGTFTVPGDGDIDFGALLDVLLAADYQGWLVVEAEQDPAVAPSYAYAKKGYDTLRALLAGRTAA
- the iolC gene encoding 5-dehydro-2-deoxygluconokinase, whose amino-acid sequence is MGQTRFASGRQLDLICLGRLGVDLYAQQVGARLEDVSSFAKYLGGSSANIAFGTARLGLRSAMLSRVGDDHMGRFLMESLTREGCDVSGIKVDPERLTAMVLLGLKDRETFPLVFYRENCADMALRAEDIREAFIASSKALLITGTHFSTDGVYKASIQALDYAEKHQVQRVLDIDYRPVLWGLAGKADGETRFVADQNVSQHVQKILPRFDLIVGTEEEFLIAGGAEDLLGALRNVRRLSAATLVVKLGPQGCTVIHGEIPARLEDGAIYPGVRVEVLNVLGAGDAFISGFLSGWLEDASDERCCQLANACGGLVVSRHACAPAMPTRAELDYLFNSPVPITRPDQDVTLQRLHQVSVPRKQWKQLFIFAFDHRWQLVELAHKGGRDLNAISDLKQLFVQAVARVEADLRGQGIDADVGLLADQRFGQDSLNAATGRGWWVARPVEVQGSRPLAFEHGRSIGSNLIAWPQEQIVKCLVQFHPDDEPMLRLEQEAQLQGLYQASQVSGHELLLEIVPPKDHPSPHPDVLYRALKRLYNLGIYPAWWKIEAQSAEEWKQLDELIQERDPYCRGVVLLGLNAPAAALAEGFQQASQSQTCRGFAVGRTIFQEPSRAWLAGEIDDETLIRQVQGTFVELIDAWRSARA
- a CDS encoding MurR/RpiR family transcriptional regulator, which gives rise to MSRTDQPATTESTPVSDPGPPINAERLLALITEEYESLPRQLKRIASYMNQQSDRIMVDRISDIARECEVHPSAIVRFSQRFGFSGFSEMQALFREAYTHKTTPVQNYQQRIRSMIANKSQKASGGDLARECINATLSGIERLGLELDDQAFDKAVDLVVNADNIYVVGVRRSFAVADYLVYNLQHTNKRIHLVSGLGGSYREQMRSVRANDLVIAISFTPYGKETQHCLRIAQHHQAKTLIITDSNLSPLAKRANTVLLVNEGSSFAFRSLSATLCLCQALFIAVAYRLELKVDEIHEQVGFED
- a CDS encoding glutathione S-transferase; protein product: MKLIGMLDSPYVRRVAISAKYLGIALEHRSVSVFRHFEQFQQINPVVKAPTLVLDDGEVLMDSTLIIDYLEALAGPGKSLMQGDLDQRLRALRLIGLGLVACEKSVQLYYERNLRPVEIQFEPWVERVEEQLAAAYSALERDLQKQPLKTDGSIDQGGITLAVAWSFTNLVVPDQVKAARFPLINAFTEYAEGLEVFVSTPIE